Below is a window of Aminivibrio sp. DNA.
TTTCGCTGTTCCCCAGCGGACTGACCCCTGGAAGAAACCGTCATTTGGGGCTATCCTTCAGGAGGGCGCCCACGAGTGAATGGATATTTGCGATTATCCCGATAGACGGCGTCCCCGGAGCTTTGCCTGCCCGAAGGCGTCGTTTTCAGGAACCGGTCGTTTCAGGCGGGTGCTGCCCGCTCTATGAGAGGAGGAAGGGAGCATGGAATACGGAAGCCTTCTGCTGCTGTTTGACGACGAAAACCCCTGCTGGACGGAGAAGCTTGTGCAACTGGCCGAAGAGGACCCGGCGCTTCTGCCGGAAATGGTCCGGGACGGCCTCGCCGAGAGGAAGGGAGAAGCCTGCGTCCTGACCGAGGCGGGGAGGACGGCGTTCCGGAAGGAGGCCGCCGCAAGTTTCCTGCCTGTTGAACCGGGGATCCCCGACCTGGACCCCGGGGAGCATCTTTTCCGGACACGGCTGCGGCTGCTGCTCGACAAGAAGCATATCCAGCGGTGGGGGGTGAAAGAGTACGTGCCGGGAGCCCGTTTTCCCGTGCCGGACCTTGAGAATGCCCTGTTGTTCTCCCTTGACGGTGGGATTGAATGGAAATGGCCGTCCTCCCCGGCGGTGGAACGGATGAGGAGCGACTGGCCCGTCACGGGACTGGCCGCCAGAAAAATGGCTCCCCCGCCGGCTGACGCAGCTGCCCGGTGGTTTGAAACCCAGGGAGAGGCGCCTGCCGTCTTCGAAGCGGATCTGCTCTACCTCAGCCGCTACGACTTCCAGGCCTATACGTCCTTCGCCCCTCTGCCCGGGGACCGGTGGGGGCTGCTGAATGCCGACCGCTTTTTCTGTATGGATTCGCCATCTCCTGAAACGGTCAATCTTGAGTGGTTCCTGGGAACCGTCGGGAGATTCCAGCTTGCCCTGGAGGTTCTCCGCCGGATGGTCCTGCCTGGGTACATGGACCTGGACAGCCATGACCAGGACGGCATCAACTGGCTGATCTTCCTCTTCGAAACGGAGGAGTCGGCGGAGAGGTGCGTCTCCCTGCTGGCACCCTTCGGGCAGGATCTCATCCGCCCGGCCATACCCATGGACGTGTGGGCCCTGAGTTTCGAGGCCCTCGAGGCATTTCCGGAAAAAGCGGAGACCATCCACGACCTTCTTCCGGTGATCGGGAAAGCGGTGGTGAGGACTCCGTAAAGCGTTTTTGAAAGACTGTTTCTCAGGAAGCCGGAAGAACCGCGGCGGGGAAGAAAAACGCAAATAAGTGTTTTACAGGTGCAAAAGGAGGCGAACCATGAAGGACGGGATGAGTTCCGAAGAATCGGACAAGAAACTTGCGGCCGTCTGCGGACTCTATTGCGAGGCGTGCTCTCTTTTCATCGCCACGACGGAAGATCCTGCACGGCTGACGGCGCTGGCAAAGCTTTTTCAGCTCCCGGAGGAGGAGATGCGCTGCTACGGATGCCGTTCGGAGAAGAGGGGACCGTACTGCAGGACATGCGAAATGTCCCCGTGCGCCGCTGAACGGGGGATAGACTTTTGCGGCGATTGCGCGGAATATCCCTGCGACACCCTGAAAGCCTTCCAGGCGGAACGGCCTCACCGGGCCGAACTCTGGGAGGACCTTGAGAGAATCCGTGAGGTGGGATACAGGGAGTGGATGGCTGAAAAAAGGAAACACTATTCCTGTCCCCGGTGCGGTACCCTCAACTCCGCCTATGATCTGAAGTGCCGGAAGTGCGGAGAGGAACCGGGCTGCGCCTTTACCGCCATGCACGGGGGGAAAAAATAGAGGAAGTCCTTCGGCTCCGGCGGGCGGCGGAAAAGGCGGCAGCGGGAATTCCGGAAAAGCTGGAAAAAAACCAGGA
It encodes the following:
- a CDS encoding DUF3795 domain-containing protein, whose amino-acid sequence is MKDGMSSEESDKKLAAVCGLYCEACSLFIATTEDPARLTALAKLFQLPEEEMRCYGCRSEKRGPYCRTCEMSPCAAERGIDFCGDCAEYPCDTLKAFQAERPHRAELWEDLERIREVGYREWMAEKRKHYSCPRCGTLNSAYDLKCRKCGEEPGCAFTAMHGGKK